The DNA sequence ACCACAGCTTATGTGAAGATATCCAGTCAGACCTGAACCAGTTTTATGCTTATGTAAGCTCAGTTTTATACAGTTTtacagttttacttttttttttttttgcctaatcTTCACTGACTCCAAAAATATGTTACCCTTGCACCTGTCTGGTCCCAAACTTGCCACTCCCATGGCATAATTGAATCTGGATATCTATTTTATTGTATCAGTCCATCAGAGTAACAAAATTCCCAGAGATATTGATACTTTGGCTTTTACTGGAGGAATCTTAAGAAACTAAATTAACATGACttcaataaaattaagaaaataagagtaaataaaGCATCAAAAACAATTTAGCACCTTGTTACAACCATAACACTTGTCTCTATAATGTAACTATAATTTTACCTCTTCCCTTTCAGTTATTCAAAGATTTTATCtttgttaatttctttgttctttgttatattttcaatattaacaAGACACCTACACCAAGGGCTAGTAATAGGTCATCATGTAAATTAAGGTCATGATAAAATctacagaaaaataacaaataaactacaaaacataacacaaatTGACCAAACTGACCAAAGCATAACACTTTTCAATTAAAAATACAATAGATGCACCTCCtgttatatcaaatacatattatatagttttccacacaaaaaaagactGAATGTCTTCAATCTGATCTTTTGTTTCATTGCCTTTAGTTGAACAAATCCTTGGCTTGGCACAAATTTCCTTCCATAGACTACAACTCAAAATATTTCACCATTTGCACTCAAACATAATATTCTTGGCAATGCTTAAACAATACCTCCAAATAAAATTCCCAGTAATTACAAACATAATGCCATTTCCATAGAATTTTCCCTTTCTACAAATAAGCTTTAATTTGAGCtaccatatataaaatgtaaagatTTAATAAACATCAGAActttgaataatgaaaaaaattatcaaaacataGGAGGTTTTTCATCCACTGCTACATCTCAAAGGAATACACATTAGTATAGACTTAATCTATCTGCTTCATTAAATGATGCAGTTGGTCTATTCACAGATGAGTAATATGGATTTTATTGTAATTAAGTCACCTTTTCCATTCACAATACCCTTAAGAGTAGTACagtctctattctatatatcaaaGGTTATCCAGGCTATCAAGTagagtaataatgctaatacctTAAACTAGAACATCATCTCTCCTTATGGTGTAAATAATGATGGTTCAAAATGAGCATGGTACACACAAAAGGAATACATAATTTTTGAGACAGTATTAGTAGTTATCCTAACTATAATTGCAGACCGTGTTCTTGAGTTTCCAGTCTGAAAATTTTACCTGACTATACTAATTTCACAGTCAAATCTGAGTGTCACTAATGTCCTAAAGTATAATGGAAATTTGATAAATTAATTTCAAATAAAACATATAGTATTCATTAGACCATATtcctgtaaaagaaaataatggcaaaacctcattctcaaaaaagaaaaatcaacagaTAAAGATTACCTGAGAATCCTGAAATAAAATttgcacatacaaaatatacatataaaactaatataaaaactACCTATCATATCAATGTACAATAACGTAAAGCATCTCTCACTAACCAAATTCATTCCAGCAGTTACAAAGAACCTCATGAAACAGGAATAAAAGTCGCACCAAACACCTCACCTGTAACTGCTCTACACTGCTGCACTATAAATTATGTAGGGCTGAGCTTAGCCAGAGGGTCTAAGACAGCAATGAGTCCAGCAAATGATGAGATGCTTCCAAGGAGCCCCACAACACCTGGTGAGAACTTGGTGTGGCCTAGGCTGGTCAGTGGAATCCAAATATCACAAATGTTCTTGATGCTGTCCCAGAACACATCGCGGTGCTCCTCAGCAAACTGCACGATAGGTCTTGTAGCCGGGACACACTCGTAGAAAGTCTTGATAACAGGGATGTTCTTGTAGACACAAGGCTGAAGGTCCTGGCACTTCAGCCGCTTCTTCATGATTGTTATAATCTCATAAACATCCCTAATCATATTGAGAATAATTGCACCTAACCAGAATCTGTTTGAATAACTAGACCATTTCTCCTTGTTGATGTCGAACAAGCCCACACGGCCAATCCAGATAATGTGGTCCACCAGAAGGAAGAGGGATTGGTAGATTCTAGACAGTGTTAGTGTAACACGTAGCACGACATCTGGTAGATGCAATGTACGCAGGGCACCATACAGGACCTCTATGCTTTTTCCCAGACGCAATACTGCAATGATAAGGATGCCTTTAATCATCTGTCGAAAATGGTtctagtatatatgtacaatgtattgtactgtttttcattcttatcagATCATTTAATTAAACATTACTATACCAGACCATTTGAGTTATCATTAGTAACTTCATCTATTTCATCTCAAAACAGCTACTTATGAATGGGTATATTTTTGACAAATTTATTACTAAAGAAAACATGTCTCGCCCAATAATGGCAAAGAACAAAAATACTGGATAGTATGTTGGTTAAAGGGGACCATGAGCGACCATGTAAAGTCAAAGGTTAGAGGTCCGTCtgacatttttattttggggtccAAAGACACAACTTATTTCCCATCCAGATAATCAACCCAACACCTGCAAAACTgcaatatacaattaaatattttACAGACCCAAGCTTCATGAAGGttggcctaatacaaaaaaagTTGCCCATTAGGGGTTTATCAATTCTCTGCTTCTTTACTTATTGAATTATAAATATCTGTTCTACAGCagtctttaattaaaaaaaaataaaataaaaaaaaacatctagaaattaagaaaaaaaaaaaataacttataaaaTCACAGCAAATCATTAAATTCTGCTGAAAAAAGTAACATAATCTACAATCTGACACCTTATAACATTCATTAtctctaataatataaaattcatagATTAAAAGAGTTCTTATGCATACTCACATTTCCTGAAGGTCGAGAAGGCGTTCTCTATGATCTTCAATCGAGCCACAGCATCACGCAGATTCTTCCTGCTTTCTAGATTGTGCCAGATGAGTCGACTCAAGTACTGCAGTAATCTGAggatagtgataaaaaaagtCAAGAATTTATGCCAATATTCTTTTAGAATCAGAAATTATCTTTATGAAAGTTATTGTGCAATTTTCAATTGTTGGTTTTTAAGTTAATAATCTGTATCaacattttatcataaaaatgacCATTTTTGAAAAGCAATCAGCTGCAGTGTTTCTTTGTATGAGTAGAAAATCTATATTAACATTCTTTtaagaaacatatacataaaaatcagtCAATTTAATTTGCTTTAATTCAAAGTAATATAACTCTTGATTAATGCATATCAATTTGAAAAGAACATTCTATGTAATTAGTCTCCTCTATAAGAACAAAAACCTCATTTGTTTTCATCCCACACCTTCTATAAGCCATAATAAGCCAAATACACTCCATGAACATGATTCTATACGTCATCAACCTGCACCTTTATTACCTGAAAATCTTGTCCTTCCCAGCTGTGTTTGCGTTTAACCTGATCCACTGGTCCATCTTTCTGAAatggaacaacaacaaaaaaatatatatattattcttattcatcatcaAAAGATATGAATtcaagataaataattttttttgctttgtgtgcATGCTTGTGCATGCACATATCACTAAGTGTGATATGTGCTACAACAGCGagattgagtgtgtgtgagtctgccttaacatgagcatgtgtgtgtgccttagcatgagcatgtgtgtgtgggtatacatatgcTTGAGTGTATAagagcatttgtgtgtgtgcatctgcataTATGAGTCTTTCTGTATATGTGAGCATGTGCATATGGGTGTGGCTCCATGTGTGTTTCatgtaatgtgtatgtaataAGGAATAATGCAGTACAGccttgatatagatatgtaactATCTTTCCAGACAAGGATTGGAATAAATTCAATACTACTAGGTAATTCATATACTGATAAGGATCCTTGTTAGAGAGGTTAATTTtaagtgtgtatgtctgtttgtatgtatgtatgtatgtatgtatgtatgtatgtatgtatgtatgtatgtatgtatgtatgtatgtatgtatgtatgtatgtatgtatgtatgtatgtatgcatgtatattcagcAAAGCCTATGATCAATATTTGTATGCCCTGGAATGCAAAGGCTCCTCTGTGTATTCAAATCAGGATGGAGCCTATGACCAACATGCAAGGTGACATATGAAAAAGAACAAACACTGTACACCCTCTATTACAGCCTATCTCCATCCTGCCATATATGCACTGATGATTCTTTGTATTCCAGGGTGGGAGTTGGGAGGCTGCCCTCTGTATTAGAAaatttattactgtaaatattcagAGTAACTAAAGTGGTCAGTGCAATGCTTCGTCCTGCTAGAAATACATGGAGGATTCTATGTTTTCCAGGACAGGTGTTGAGGACCAGCAGCTttccagaggggaagggggtagtcaCAAGGGGCAGAGACCCTTCCATTAGATATTGCAGTATCTCATATGTAACTGTACCACTCACTTTTCTTCCAATCATACTCAGCAATTTCACCCATATTAGGATTTGTAGGGTATGAGGTGGTTGCTATTACATAATTTagcagagggtgagaggaacccatGAGTATCGGTATTGAACTTCTGAATGATATCACAGGATTCACAAACTAGCTAGTAACCTGCATCCCCTCCCCTACTATAGGGAC is a window from the Penaeus monodon isolate SGIC_2016 chromosome 41, NSTDA_Pmon_1, whole genome shotgun sequence genome containing:
- the LOC119598307 gene encoding peroxisomal membrane protein 11A-like → MDQWIRLNANTAGKDKIFRLLQYLSRLIWHNLESRKNLRDAVARLKIIENAFSTFRKLLRLGKSIEVLYGALRTLHLPDVVLRVTLTLSRIYQSLFLLVDHIIWIGRVGLFDINKEKWSSYSNRFWLGAIILNMIRDVYEIITIMKKRLKCQDLQPCVYKNIPVIKTFYECVPATRPIVQFAEEHRDVFWDSIKNICDIWIPLTSLGHTKFSPGVVGLLGSISSFAGLIAVLDPLAKLSPT